Within the Effusibacillus lacus genome, the region TGAACCGGGTATGAAAATATGGCAAGACGAAATTTTTGCACCTGTTTTATCTATTGTTCGTGCCAAAGATTTACCTGAAGCAATCGAGATTGCCAATCAGTCTGAATTTGCAAACGGTGCTTGCATATTCACAGACAGTGCAAAAGCAATCCGGCAATTCCGAGAAGAGATTGATGCGGGTATGTTAGGTGTAAATGTGGGAGTTCCGGCCCCCATGGCGTTTTTCCCTTTCTCTGGTTATAAAAAATCTTTCTATGGCGATTTACATGCTAATGGACGAGATGGCGTAGAATTTTACACCCGCAAGAAAATGGTTACAGCCCGTTACGTTTGATAAAGAACACACTATCCAAAATTACCGGAATAGGAATAAAATCGAGTAGGAGGGGGTGACTCCCCCCCCAACTTTTTTCAACTGTTTCCACGGGCTCATTTAGAGACGACGCCGTACCTATCTGTCGATTGTCTCGCAGGGTGTTTTCGCTAAAGCTTTATGAAAGTAGCCAAATCCCCCCATCAGTTAGCGGTTGAGTTGTTCACTCCACCGTCCATTGAGAGCCATTCCTTCTTGTTCTCACTGACTGACAATCAATCTAGACAGGAGGTTGATTCCCAGACCACCGGAAACACATCCAAGAATCGTACCTGGTTATTTGTCGGAATTGCTGTCTTATCCTCCAGTTTCTCTGGAAGTAATTTTGATAAATGGGGTCCCATCCCTTCCCTGGTTCTGGCCGGAACAATGGCAGCCAAAACCCACGATTTTACATATTCGCTGATTCTTGCTACGATCGTTTTGTTGATTGGAATGGGTACATTGGCGACAGGAGCATGGTTCACAAACTATCGCGGCGCCCGGCGCTCGGTAGAACAATAACACGGAAAGGGTGACCTGAAATGCCTTATGTGAATATCAAGATTACCAAAGAAGGAGTTACTCCCGAACAAAAAGCGCAACTGATCGAAGGAGCCACAAAGCTGCTGGTGGATGTGCTCGGCAAGAACCCGCAGAC harbors:
- a CDS encoding tautomerase family protein; amino-acid sequence: MPYVNIKITKEGVTPEQKAQLIEGATKLLVDVLGKNPQTTVVVIDEVDTDNWGIGGETVTVRRKRGQ